Within Sphingobium aromaticiconvertens, the genomic segment GGCCGGGTTCTTGACCGTGGTGATGGTGTCGCCGACGCGGGTCTGGCTGATGTCCTTGATCTGCGCGGTGATGAAGCCGATCTCGCCGGGGCCAAGCTCCGTCAGTGTCTCGATCTTAGGGCGCATACAACCCACGCGGTCGATCAAATGCTCCGTGCCGCCGATCATGAACTTGATATTCTGGCCCTTGGTGATGACGCCGTTCATCACGCGGACCAAAATGACGACGCCCAGATAGGGATCGTACCAGCTATCGACCAGCATCGCTTCCAGTGGGGCATTGCGATCGCCCTTGGGCGCGGGGATTTTCTGGACGATGGCTTCGAGCACTTCGTCGATGCCGATGCCGGACTTGGCCGACGCCATGACCGCTTCGGACGCGTCGAGGCCGATGACGTCCTCAATCTCCTTGCGCACCTTTTCCGGTTCGGCGGCGGGCAGGTCGATCTTGTTGATGACGGGCACGATCTCATGGTCATGCTCGATCGACTGGTAGACGTTGGCGAGCGTCTGCGCCTCCACCCCCTGCGCGGCGTCCACCACCAGCAGCGCGCCTTCGCACGCGGCAAGGCTGCGACTCACTTCATAGGCGAAGTCGACATGGCCGGGCGTGTCCATGAGGTTCAGTTCGTAGAGCAACCCGTCCCTGGCCGTGTAGTCGAGGCGCACGGTCTGCGCCTTGATGGTGATGCCGCGCTCCTTCTCGATATCCATATTATCGAGCACCTGCGCCGACATCTCGCGGTCCGTCAGGCCCCCGGTGCGCTGGATCAGGCGATCGGCCAGCGTCGATTTGCCATGGTCGATATGGGCGATGATGGAAAAATTGCGGATGCGCGAAAGATCAGTCATAGCGCGCGCCGATAGCAGGCCTTTGGCCTACTGTCAGCAGCGCTCTCAAACGGCGAAACTATAGGCAGGGCAGATGCCCTGTGCTAAGAATTTGCTAACGGGATCGTGCGCAAAGCAGATAGCAGTTCATCTAACCGCGTACAGGGGATTTGGGGCATGTTCAGATTGGTTTCCTTGGCTGTGGCGACGGCACTCGTCACCACATCGACGATGGCCGTGGCGCAGACGTCGACGAGTTCATCGGGCAAGACATATAAGGACGGGACGACCAAGGGCGCTTCGTCCGGCCGCCGTGACCAGGAACGCAATGTGCAGGAAATCCCGCGTTGCACCCGCCTGATCGGCACCGTCGCCATCGTCGAGCCGGACAATCAGTGGTGGCGCGAATTGAGCCTGGGCAGCCCCGAAGCGATCCTGAAGGTCTTCATCCAGCAGTCCGGCTGTTTCCGCATCGTCAATCGCGGTCGCTCCATGCAGAGCCGCGCGATGGAGCGCGCCATGGCCGATTCGGGTGAATTGCAGCGTGGGTCCAATCTGGGCAAGGGTCAGGTCAAGGCCGCAGACTATTATCTGGAGCCGGACATCGTTTCGTCCAACCGCAATTCGGGTGGCGGCGGCATCGGCGGTGCGCTGGGCGGCCTGATGGGCGGTTTTGGCGGCGCGGTTCTGGGCGGCCTGAACATCAAGAAGAAGGAAGCAAACGTCACGCTGTCGATCGTGAACGCCCGCACGACCGAGGAAGAAGCGCTGACCGAAGGCTATGCGCGCAAAACCGACATCGGCTTTGGCGGCGGCGCTGGCGGCGGCTGGTGGGGCGGCTTTGCGGCGGCCGGCGGCAGCGGCTACCAGAATACTGAAATCGGGCAGGTCATCGTGCTGGCCTATCTGGATGCTTACACCAAGCTGGTGACGCAGCTGGGCGGGTTGCCGACGAGTGCGGCGGCAGCGGCCCCGGTCGCGCGCTGACATCAGCCATAAGCGTATAGAAAAGGCCGCCTCCTTCGGGACGCGGCCTTTTTCTGACAATTGTATAGCTTGCAAACCCGCTTCCTTGCGTCGACAAGGGGATGGCGGACGTTCTGCTTGTTGAGCATG encodes:
- a CDS encoding CsgG/HfaB family protein, with translation MFRLVSLAVATALVTTSTMAVAQTSTSSSGKTYKDGTTKGASSGRRDQERNVQEIPRCTRLIGTVAIVEPDNQWWRELSLGSPEAILKVFIQQSGCFRIVNRGRSMQSRAMERAMADSGELQRGSNLGKGQVKAADYYLEPDIVSSNRNSGGGGIGGALGGLMGGFGGAVLGGLNIKKKEANVTLSIVNARTTEEEALTEGYARKTDIGFGGGAGGGWWGGFAAAGGSGYQNTEIGQVIVLAYLDAYTKLVTQLGGLPTSAAAAAPVAR